A region of the Cloacibacillus sp. genome:
CCGGCAGAAAGACGCCGGAGTACATACAATACCTCGGACGAATGCTGCCGCCCGCGGCGCTTGGTATGCTCGTCGTCTACTGTCTTAAAGACGTAAGTCTCTTTTCTGGAACGCACGGCATCCCCGAGGCGATATCAATCGCCGTCGTCACCGCGCTCCATTTTTGGAAGCGGGCCATGCTGCTCTCGATCGCTGGCGGCACGGCGGTCTATATGCTGCTGGTGCAGTTTGTATTCTGATTAGTAAGATTTATTATTTATTTAATAGGCGCTAAAACAATTGAAAATATAGGAAATATCCCATCCTGAAAACAGTCTTGAGAAATATCCGTTTCTGAATATAACCGTTCATATAAATTAAAAACCATCTTACCCATTTATAATCTTAAGAAATTGGCTCAAATAGGTTTTTCTTGCAAAGCCTCTCCCATTTAATGCTTTTATTATGACTATACGGCCAATAAAATAAAATTTTATTTTTGCTATTGACTATAAATAATTTTACGTTCATAATTATGGTACTCTAAATTATATTTGGTGCTCTAAAATAAAGAGAGGTGGCAAAGAATGAAGATGAGAATTTCCGCGCTGTCCTGATTCAGATTCCAGTGCTGTTAGGTGGAAGCTTGAAATGTAATCTCGATTAGATAGGAGAGGATAGAAAGTTTGGGAAAAAACGACTGTGCTTGAATGAAGATATTTTTTAATTAAGCCATAAATGACAACAAAACGTACTTGTTGTATCAAAGATGGAAAGCCACCAGTTATTAAATTAGTGCTGTCCTACCCAAATTATTTTACGTGCAAGAAATAAAAATCACTAAAATGGTGAAGTTATAAAATGTTTTGCAAAAATATAAATAATTATTGGAGGGATTTGTATGTTGAAAAAGATGGGAACCGTTTTGATAGGCAGTTTTTTATTATTAATTTTTGCAAGTTCATGTTTTGCGGCTGATAAATACATTGTTAAGATTGCGTCTGTTGTTCCTGAAACACAGTCACAGCATATTGCCCTTAGAGATTTTTTTAAAAAATATGTGGAGGAAAAATCTGGGGGACGTATGGTGGTGGAAATATACCCTAACGGGCAATTAGGCGGAGAACGCCAAGCAATTGAAAGCGTCCAGTTGGGAACTATACATATGACAGTTACGGCGCTTGCCGTTTTGTCCGGCTTTGAACCAAGATTCCAAGTTTTTGACTTACCCTTCTTATTTAAAGATAAACCCTCGGCTTATAAGGCGCTGGATGGCGAATTAGGTGACAAGCTGAACCAACTCCTTCCTAGTTTAGGGATAATAAATCTAGCGTTTGTGGAGAACGGCTTCCGCCATATAACAAACAACAGGGCGCCCATTCATAAACCGGCGGATTTGAAGGGACTTAAAATCAGGACAATGGAAAACCCAATACATATGGCATCATTTAGAGCGTTGGGAGCAAATCCGACCCCGATGAGCTTTGGAGAACTATATACCGCTTTACAGCAAAAAACGGTAGACGCTCAGGAAAATCCTATCCCGTTAATATATACGACGAAGTTTTATGAAGTCCAAAAATATGCTACGCTTACAGGTCATGTTTATGCGGCCACAACATTCCTTTGTAATGATACGTGGTTTAATAATTTGCCTAAAGATTTACAGAAAATAGTGAAAGATGGGGCGGTTCTATTTAGAGACGAGCAGAGAAAATTAACGGAAGCTCAGGATAAAGAGATGTTGGCGCTTTTAAAACAATCAGGGATGCAAATCAATGAGCTGACACAAGCAGAAAAAGATGATTTTATTAAGGCCACTGCCCCTGTTTATGAAGAATTTTCAAAGAGCGTTCCAGGCGGCAAAGACTTTATAGAGCTGGCAAGAAAAAACAGTCATTAGTCAAGGCAATGCCATTAAAGAGTCGGTGAAATTCTATTTTTTCACTGACTCTTTAAAATAGGAGGTGTCTTCATGTTAAGAAAAATATTTTCTAATTTAGAAGAATATTTGTTGGTTTATAGCCTAATGTTTTCCGTAGCCTTGGTTTTTGGGCAGGTTGTTATGCGATATCTTTTTTCCAGCTCTCTTTATTGGAGTGAAGAAATGGCTCGCTATCTATTTTTATGGCAAATATGGCTTGGAGCAAGCTATGCGACAAAAGAACATCGTCATTTGCGGATAGAGGTGGTAAAAGATATATTAAAAACAGAGAAATCAAAGAAAATATTCGAGCTATTCGCGCTGTCTATCTGGCTGGCATTCAGTATATTTTTAGCTTTTAAGGGTTTTGAACTTGTAAAAATGCTTCTTTTACGTAGGCAAGTCTCTCCTGCGATGCGTTTTCCTATGGCATATGCTTACCTCTCAGTTCCTGTTGGGTGCAGTTTGATGTCGATAAGGCTCATTGATAATATGCTCCACTTAATACATTCCAATAACAATAGTGGCAGTAATATGGGGGTGTAAAAATGGAAATTTTAGTATTATTTGGTTCTTTAGTGTTATTGCTAGCGCTCTCAATACCGATTGGAATATCACTTGGTTTGGCTACTGTTATAGCATTAATATATACTGGAACGATACCGCTTATAATGGTGGCCCAAAATGCTTTTGCCGCTCTGGATTCCTTTCCGCTGTTAGCAATACCGTTTTTCATGTTGGCTGGAGCCCTTATGGGGTATGGCGGTATATCGAAGCGGTTGGTAAATCTTGCCGATGCGATGGTCGGAGCCGTTCTGGGAGGACTGGCCATGGTGACGGTCATGGCATGTATGTTTTTTGCCGCTATTTCAGGGTCCGGGCCGGCAACCGTCTCTGCCATAGGTTCGTTTATGATCCCGTCAATGAAAGAAAAACACTACGACAGTGATTTTGCCGCGGCCTTGACTGCGACGGCTGGGTCCATCGGTGTAATAATTCCGCCTTCTATACCATTTGTAATATATGGGGTAGTTTCTGGTGTTTCTGTAGGTGAAATGTTTATCTCGGGAATTATTCCGGGCATAATCATAGGTTTGTCGCTCATGGCCGTATCTTATAGAACCGCGCGAAAGAAGGGTTATCCAAGGACATCTAATCCTCCCCAAATTTGGCCGACGCTAAAGGAGGCTTTCTGGGCTCTGTTAGTACCAATAATAATTTTAGGTGGAATATATGGGGGAATTTTTACCCCGACAGAGGCTGCTGTCGTCGCCTCGGTATACGCGCTGCTGATTGGCAAATTCATATATAAAGAGCTGGATTTTAAGACCATATACGCCGCATTTAAAGATGCAGC
Encoded here:
- a CDS encoding DctP family TRAP transporter solute-binding subunit encodes the protein MLKKMGTVLIGSFLLLIFASSCFAADKYIVKIASVVPETQSQHIALRDFFKKYVEEKSGGRMVVEIYPNGQLGGERQAIESVQLGTIHMTVTALAVLSGFEPRFQVFDLPFLFKDKPSAYKALDGELGDKLNQLLPSLGIINLAFVENGFRHITNNRAPIHKPADLKGLKIRTMENPIHMASFRALGANPTPMSFGELYTALQQKTVDAQENPIPLIYTTKFYEVQKYATLTGHVYAATTFLCNDTWFNNLPKDLQKIVKDGAVLFRDEQRKLTEAQDKEMLALLKQSGMQINELTQAEKDDFIKATAPVYEEFSKSVPGGKDFIELARKNSH
- a CDS encoding branched-chain amino acid transporter permease, which encodes MTVFEQAAVVAAVVLGTVTTRFLPFLIFPAGRKTPEYIQYLGRMLPPAALGMLVVYCLKDVSLFSGTHGIPEAISIAVVTALHFWKRAMLLSIAGGTAVYMLLVQFVF
- a CDS encoding TRAP transporter large permease gives rise to the protein MEILVLFGSLVLLLALSIPIGISLGLATVIALIYTGTIPLIMVAQNAFAALDSFPLLAIPFFMLAGALMGYGGISKRLVNLADAMVGAVLGGLAMVTVMACMFFAAISGSGPATVSAIGSFMIPSMKEKHYDSDFAAALTATAGSIGVIIPPSIPFVIYGVVSGVSVGEMFISGIIPGIIIGLSLMAVSYRTARKKGYPRTSNPPQIWPTLKEAFWALLVPIIILGGIYGGIFTPTEAAVVASVYALLIGKFIYKELDFKTIYAAFKDAALVNGATTFMVGLSMSFAAFLAMEQIPIKICTWMLSISSSQITIFLIVNLLLLIVGCFVDNISSMIILTPILLPIMLKLGVDPVHFGLVMTVALATGFVTPPYGANLFVASAVSGVSMLKISRAVVPFILAMLFCLLLFTYIPALSMGLVWLLR
- a CDS encoding TRAP transporter small permease, with the protein product MLRKIFSNLEEYLLVYSLMFSVALVFGQVVMRYLFSSSLYWSEEMARYLFLWQIWLGASYATKEHRHLRIEVVKDILKTEKSKKIFELFALSIWLAFSIFLAFKGFELVKMLLLRRQVSPAMRFPMAYAYLSVPVGCSLMSIRLIDNMLHLIHSNNNSGSNMGV